ttctcctccactgctACGTGATGTTTTTGATCTCTATCTCTGTGAGCAACCTGAAGTCTGAGCTTGATTAAGTAACTGAAAAGCATAAAACTTTGACATGTTAGGGTGTCATTTAGCTAGAAATAACTGCTCCACTGCAGTTTCGATGCGCATACGTCGCTATAGATGATGGTCATGGGTGAAAAGATGAGAGGGGAACTGTCTTACTTCTGCATCACATCCAAATTGTGCTCAGCAGTGTTGTACATATCTATTCTATTTCTGTAAATAGCTCAGTACTTATCAATGAGAAACTGCTGAGAACCATATCAATCTACTGTATCATGACCACAAGTTCTACTTTATTGTCTGTTACTTGTTGTATCTCTGTGGGCTGTTGCAGATGCAGAAACTACTCTTCAAATGTAATAGTGCACACAAAATACGAACATCACAATCCTGCAGCTAAAGATATTTTTCAGTGTCACTTAATCTGCAGGTTATTTCTGAAATAACTGTTTGgtcaaaaaatgtcagaaagtagTGAAAAATGCCTGTTACAATTACCTCAAACCCAAGGGGACAtcttaaaatgtcttgtttttttctgaccaTAATCAGTGTACAATCACATAAgttaaagaaaagcaacaaattctCATAATTTGGAGGgaatattttgttatttttgctaaaaaaaaaaaaaaaaatgtcttgaaCACCATactttgttttccactgacTGACTCATCAATCAATCgactgtttcagctctaaactCAGACATCcagattcacacacatgcaaatgctaCATAATATGACTGAGTCACCTTTTAGTGATGTTGAAAAGATGATGACAACAAGTGAGGATGATTCATGAGATGAAGATCAGTGCAGGGATTTCAGATAAATTCACAAAATCACATTAACgtaagtaatttttttttttcttcaaaaacacactttgaaaaCTTACAACACACTCTAAAAACAGGGAATGTTGCTTCATACCAATAAATAATGGAAATACACATTACAGGAACACAAGTGTTTGGATGTCAATTTGTGACATGCAGAATGCGAGAAGAAAGTTTTCCCGCTTCTTCCCAAGATTTTGTCACAACTTCAGATGCAAactgaaatgttcagtgtttcccTTTCAGCCAGTTTTAAATGCTGTCCTGGATATGATCCCGTTCTCTTATCCTCTCCCACTTAGGGTGCACTGTGCAGAGACCCCAGCCTGTACTTTGCCACACCATGCATTCCAAACAATCCATTAAAATCGAAGCCCCTCCTCACATGCCAGTCAGTagcatgtaagtgtgtgtttgtgtgaggctGCAGCGAAGTCTGTGTGTGGAACTTACCAGCTGAGTGTagcagagtgtgttttctgtgatgctgtggctgaagagctgcttgcagctgctgctgttgtaccTGTACCTGCgttctctccctcctgctcgcGCTGCAAGCCTCCTGACAATGAGCCGCCCGTCCACGGATAGCATTTGAAGTGACTTAAGAAAGAGAACAGGAACAATCACTTTGTTCTCATTTTTCAGATGAGTACCTTcggagagaaggaaggaagggaggggagaggaagtcAACAAGCCGAGTGCCTTCCTGCAGAAAAATAAGGAAACACTAGATAGACATCTCCATTTCTCTATGAAATAGGGATTTGCACAGCTTTTGGAGGAACGCGGGGAGGCGAGATCTGATGttgcacaagaaaacaatgcagTTTGAATGTTTAACAGCTGTGAAGTGACATGCTGCAGATGATCTCAGCCTTTCTCTTTATACAgctcaaacaaatgaatgtCAAGGATGACCAATTTCACATCTAGAATGAATAaaatctttcatgtttttagatGGAATACGAAAGATTTTAAGCTTGTGAGCAGCATTTTAGTTAAAGATATGTCAGCTCTTTAAGGCTCCAGCAGATAAAGTTTATAGTCAGTCAGTTAAGTGCACAGTGTTTATCATGCAGGGGCTGTGCACAATACCATTAACACTTGTATGATATAATGCAATCCAGCCGAAAAGCCCTGCAACAAACACCACCTCTGTGAAACTTTTGATGTTCAGTTTTGCCTTCCtcctttttaaagaaaacctTTCTTCATTTCTTAAAAATCCTTTCTAATTTTTGGGGTCTTGTTTGGGGAGTTATAATGGATTGCACAATATTGCATAATAGGCaattctattattttgtccacctcctgCAAAACCCAACAGATGAAACcagtgacagaaaataaaaaaaattaatgcaTAAATAGATTAAATGTGTCAACACAGCCACTAGGAGGCAAGAGTGGCCTATTGTTTAAGTAGCGGTCCAGTTTCCACCACTTTATGACCACAGCTTGTCTTGCTTATCTTCATATGGTGAGTTCAGCTATGTTTTATGATCTGTCTGCGAGTGTGAAATCTAAACAATGGCAGTCCACGTCTCCATGTCCTGCAAGGAGTTAGCGAACAAAGATGATGTTATCAACTTGCTTTTAATTGAGATGAGGTGGCACTTAGTAGATCAGGAGGGAGCTGCAGTAATTGAGCTCATATCATTGAAGCAGCGAAACGGCCTTTTATGGGTTGTGGCCGATCATTAGCTGTGTTAATTAGCTCATGAGACCAATCAACCTCAGACCTGCACAATGTGTGCGTCAATTGCTGCGAGGAATTAAGGATTTTATTAACGGAAAGGAACATTtttaggggtgtgtgtgtgtctttttgccattgttgtgtttgtttgcaaacaTCCAGTCTACAACCAAACTGTGTAAGGCCCTTCAGAGCCATCATGGCGGCTCAACAGGCCTGAGGTTCAGAGCTTCTTCTCATGACCTGAAACTTTCTGTCCTGGAAAAAGAACTTAATAAGACGAAAATCCTTAAAATATATCTCCTCTTTTTTTAGCAAAAGCAGATCAAAGATGTACTACTCTCGTGTCATGCTCTGAATAATTTAATCTCCTCTTGACCTCTCTGACTTTCCTGTCATCGCTAACATGCACGGTCACGCACCACGAGCCCTTCTATAATGATCCTCAACAGCAAGAAGCAAAGAGGGGCCACAGAACTGGCTGGCCCTTTGACCCGGCCTGCCCAGTGGTCAGCTTCATCTCTGGAGGTGACCGTGACCAAAATGGACTCATTAAGGATCTCTAAGTGGCTTATGGGTTTCTGTGTCACTCTCAAAAGAACCTCTGGAAGTATATAAGACATGTCAGAGGCTCCAGAAACAGAAGAAGCATCTTGGAGCATCTGAAACGAGCACCTGAACTCTACTGCTCATCAAGACATTAAGGAACAAGTGAGTTTTATCTCTGCGGATATCCGACCAGCTTAGATTGTGTGACtttttgtgttgtatgtttgcACTAACTCGTTTCCATCCTTCTTACATTCTCTCAGCAGAAAtgagtggagctgctgtgtctgtgtgcctactgtttctcctgtctgtgtgctcaGCGTGTTACATCTCTAACTGTCCCATCGGCGGGAAAAGGTCCATCATGGATGCACCACTGCGCAAGGTGAGCTGCTTTACGCACAAACAGATTTAAAGGgttttttaaatctctttttgtttgagggtttttttttttcaagtaaaTTGCGTTTTGTTTGCATATAATCCAAAATCATACTTCACCAAAGGTTTTATAATCCATAAAGCATAAGACCCTCTATCCTTACAGCTTTGACTCAGATAAAGAGcaaatcacaaaaaaagcacTTACCAATAATCATCGATTGTTTTCTCTACCAGTGCATGTCGTGTGGCCCCGGAGACAGGGGCCGCTGCTTCGGCCCCAGTATCTGCTGTGGGGAGGGCTTCGGCTGCCTGCTAGGCTCCCCAGAAGCAGCTCACTGTGTGGAGGAGAACTACCTGCTCACCCCCTGCCAGGCGGGAGGGAGACCCTGTGGATCTGAGGGAGGACGCTGCGCTGCTTCAGGACTCTGCTGTGATGCAGGTCAGGAAGTACATTTAGTATCATTCAgacctttactgaagtaaagtagcaataccactcCGTGAGAATACTCTATTGGAAGTCTTGCATTTgaaactgaagtaaaagtactgaagtGTTATTAGCAAAATATGCTTTAAGTATAAAAGGGTTAGTGGCTATGCAGGCAAAATGCCTCAGTTAGAATTCTATTGatatatatgtattataataATTTCTGCATTGCATTACTGTGAAAACAGCATTGTAGTGCTGTAGCTGACTAAAGTGGAGTCGATTGTAGTTCTTTCATGTACTATCGGGTGGTTTAATATGCTGTGTAGCAATGCTTCATATTTTATATACTCGTCATAGGTGTTTAAAATCTGTAACAGTGactatagctgtcaaataattgtagtggagtaaaaatacaatatatccctctgaaatgtagatTAAATTAAAATAGTTGAGTGCAGTAGTACAGAATTGTACTTAACTTccgtacttgagtaaatgtactttgttactttACACCACTAGGAGTGATTTTTTGTGGTTTTCTAGCATCTTTCTCTTCTATTACAAGTTTGATTTAGCTGAATGGGACAAAGCACTGCTTCTGTGGCACAGACAGAAAGTCGATATACATTTTCATCTATTATTTTACAAATGCAGCTAAGATTAAAAGCTTGATATCTTTTGAGCTGCACGCATTTTTTTCATGCAAGCTCTCTCTCCAGAGTAAAGTGCAGTTAGATAAGCAGCATACTGAGTTCCTGCTTCTTCACTCACTGTGAACTTTGCTTTTGATCATTTGCCATCTTGTTCTGAAAAGGTTCATGGTGCCAGGTCACAAAACCTGATAACAGCATGTTGTAAAGTGCATGCTTAATAACAGACAACCATGTCCTTAATAACTCCTCGTGTGTTTGTTATGTTAAAACCCTGCCACAGAAAGCTGCACCACAGACCAGTCCTGCCTCAtcgaggaggagggagacgaCCAAACCAGCCAATTTGAAGGTAGTGACCCCGCTGACATCATCCTCAGGCTCCTGCATCTGGCTGGTCACACTTCTTCTCATCGAGTTCACCAATGAGCTGCCCCTGACGCCAAGGTCTCATGGGAAACTCGAAGAAGTGGGACTTGTAGT
This Chaetodon auriga isolate fChaAug3 chromosome 5, fChaAug3.hap1, whole genome shotgun sequence DNA region includes the following protein-coding sequences:
- the LOC143321423 gene encoding isotocin-neurophysin IT 1-like → MSGAAVSVCLLFLLSVCSACYISNCPIGGKRSIMDAPLRKCMSCGPGDRGRCFGPSICCGEGFGCLLGSPEAAHCVEENYLLTPCQAGGRPCGSEGGRCAASGLCCDAESCTTDQSCLIEEEGDDQTSQFEGSDPADIILRLLHLAGHTSSHRVHQ